A genomic segment from Perognathus longimembris pacificus isolate PPM17 chromosome 15, ASM2315922v1, whole genome shotgun sequence encodes:
- the Cndp1 gene encoding beta-Ala-His dipeptidase, with the protein MGRLAERVILRMPAASVSPGSAAAAAVVSALSRSRWGVCSGGRRGAGSADVLRYGRRGDGTDETARDTRTLVLHRGASSGSQEIPGVRGGEGQAGAFWITGLPPGNYFKKDPDARGSPRGPAHRRQASTLLPLLLLLQGAMFSGSPPPPGPLDALLQYIDLHQDEFVQVLREWVAVESVSGQPAPRFRQELARMMAMAADRLRGLGASVHTVELGSQQLPDGRSLPLPPVVLAELGNDPDKATVCLYGHLDVQPALRSRGWRSDPYTLAEVDGKLYGRGTTDNKGPVLAWINAVSAFRALGQDLPVNVKFLLEGMEEAGSVGLEELVRKEKDGFFSGVDYIVVSDNLWLSRRRPALTYGTRGNSYFTVEVKCRGQDFHSGTFGGILHEPMADLVALLGSLVDSSGRILIPGIYDQVAPMTQEETEKYKTIDLDLEEYQNSSQVEKFLFDTKEEILMHLWRYPSLSIHGIEGAFDEPGAKTVIPGCVTGKFSIRLVPDMNVSAVEKQVKQHLEAVFSKRNSSNQMAVSLVIGLQPWIANMNDNQYLAAKRAIKTVFGIEPDMIQDGSTIPIARTFQDILGKSVLMVPLGAVDDGEHAQNEKINRWNYIEGSKMFAAFFLEVARLHASQDRDLP; encoded by the exons ATGGGGCGGCTGGCAGAGCGGGTGATTTTGAGGATGCCCGCGGCGTCTGTGTCACCGGGGTCAGCGGCAGCCGCGGCCGTGGTCTCGGCTCTCTCCCGAAGCCGCTGGGGTGTTTGTTCAGGGGGACGCAGAGGGGCCGGCAGCGCGGACGTCCTAAGATACGGCCGTCGGGGGGACG GCACGGATGAGACAGCACGGGACACCCGAACCCTTGTCCTGCACCGAGGAGCAAGCAGCGGCTCTCAAGAAATCCCTGGGGTGAGGGGAG GTGAAGGCCAGGCGGGAGCCTTCTGGATAACGGGCCTTCCCCCGGGGAATTACTTCAAG AAAGATCCAGACGCCCGCGGCTCACCCCGTGGTCCCGCCCACCGCCGGCAGGCCTCgacgctgctgccgctgctgctgctgctgcagggcGCCATGTTCTCGgggtccccgccgccccccgggccGCTCGACGCGCTCCTCCAGTACATCGACCTCCACCAGGATGAGTTTGTGCAG GTGCTGAGGGAGTGGGTGGCCGTGGAGAGCGTTTCGGGGCAGCCCGCACCCCGCTTCCGACAGGAGCTCGCCCGCATGATGGCCATGGCTGCCGACCGGCTGCGGGGCCTGGGAGCCAGCGTGCACACCGTGGAGCTGGGCTCTCAGcag CTGCCGGATGGCCGGAGCCTCCCCCTGCCGCCCGTCGTCCTGGCTGAGCTGGGGAACGACCCGGACAAAGCCACGGTCTGCCTCTACGGACACCTGGACGTGCAGCCCGCGCTGAGGAGCCGCGGGTGGCGCAGCGACCCCTACACGCTGGCCGAGGTCGACG GCAAGCTCTACGGGCGAGGAACGACGGACAACAAAGGCCCTGTCCTGGCTTGGATCAACGCCGTGAGCGCCTTCCGAGCCCTGGGGCAG GACCTCCCGGTGAATGTCAAGTTCCTCCTGGAAGGGATGGAAGAGGCGGGTTCCGTGGGCCTGGAGGAACTCGTCAGGAAGGAGAAGGACGGCTTCTTCTCCGGCGTGGACTACATCGTGGTCTCGGATAATCTGTGGCTCAGCCGCCGGAGGCCGGCGCTCACCTATGGCACCCGAGGGAACAGCTACTTCACCGTGGAG GTGAAATGCAGAGGTCAGGACTTTCACTCGGGAACCTTTGGCGGGATCCTGCACGAACCCATGGCTGACCTGGTGGCTCTCCTGG GTAGCTTGGTGGACTCGTCAGGACGTATCCTGATCCCTGGAATCTATGACCAAGTCGCTCCGATGACACAAGAGGAAACTGAAAAGTACAAAACCATTGATCTGGACCTAGAAGAATACCAGAATAGTAGCCAGGTTGAGAAATTTCTGTTTGATACCAAG GAGGAAATCCTCATGCACCTGTGGAGGTACCCATCTCTCTCTATTCACGGGATTGAGGGCGCCTTTGATGAGCCGGGGGCGAAAACCGTCATCCCTGGCTGTGTGACGGGGAAGTTTTCCATCCGTCTCGTCCCTGACATGAACGTGTCTGCGGTGGAGAAGCAG GTAAAGCAACATCTTGAAGCCGTGTTCTCCAAAAGAAACAGTTCCAATCAGATGGCTGTCTCTTTGGTAATAGGACTTCAGCCATGGATTGCGAATATGAATGACAATCAGTATCTTGCAGCAAAAAGGGCCATCAAAACAG TGTTTGGAATAGAACCTGATATGATCCAGGATGGATCGACCATTCCGATTGCCAGAACGTTCCAGGACATCCTGGGGAAGAGTGTGCTGATGGTTCCGCTGGGCGCTGTTGATGATGGAGAGCATGCTCAGAATGAGAAGATCAACAG